The stretch of DNA GCATCGGGGAATCCGTCGCTGCCCCGCTGGTTGGGGCAGTTGGTGTTACCCCTGGTGCTACAGCCCCGATCGGAGAATGACAAGTGTGTCCGCCAGCTGCGCAGCTCGGCGGGGGTGGCGGTATTTGTATCTGCACCCAGCGACCCGGCCCACTGGGTGGAGGTGGGCCGCGCCTACGAGCGCTTTGCCCTGCAAGCGACGGCGCTGGGCGTTCGCAATGCGTTCTTGAATCAGCCGGTGGAGGAAGCGGCCCTGCGGCCAGAGTTTGCCAAAGCGCTGGGGCTAGGTGCGGAACGACCCGACCTGGTGGTGCGGTTTGGGCGGGGGCCAGCGATGCCGCGATCGCCCCGACGCCCCCTGGAAGCGGTGCTGGTATAAACACGCCTAGCCCAGGGTTTACCCGGCAGCATCAAATTGCCAGTTCCCCCCGAGGCATTGGTCGGGCCAAAATTACAGCCCACCGGTCAAGCTCTTGCCCGACAGCGACCTGGCGACATTGATACCATAGTTGACTACGACCCAATCCACCGACTTCCATGGGCTCAACACCGCCGTACCAACCCTTTCTCCTGCGCTGTTTGCACGGCTTGACGGGACTATTTTTGATCGCCGCCATCCTGACCGCATTCTGGACCTACAACACCTACGATGGCCGCTGGGGAACGGTGCCACTGCCCAACTTCCCGGCGATTGAGGGCATCCACGGCACCTTTGGCCTGTGGACCCTGCTGATCTTTCCGGTCTTTGTGGTCTACGCCTGCCGTCCTGGCCAACGGCGCTTGGTGCAGGCCAACTCCCTGGCACAGCTCGCCCAGCCGGGGCAGCCCCTCTGGTGGTACACGCTGCATCGGGGCGCCAACACCCTGGCCCTGTTTGCCCTGGCCTTTGCCCTCTTCAGCGGCAAGATGATGGACGAAACCTGGCTCCCCCAGGGCGAACTGACCCACAGCTGGTACTACGCCCATCTGGTGTCCTGGGGGGTAATGGTGGCGGCGATCGCCCTTCACCTGCTGCTCAGCGTCAGGGTGGGCGGCCCGCCCCTGCTGCTGTCCATAGTGCAGTGGCGCTACCGGCCCCAGGACAGCCCGACCCGCTGGCCCCAGCAGGCCCGCGATTGGTGGCAGCGCCACTGGCCCCGGCCCTGGCTGGGCTGGTGGCAGTCGCGCTCCGCTCTGATCGGTTTGGAGGTGACGCTTTTGGGCACCATCCTGGCGGCCTGGCTGATTTCCATGCTCAAGGGTTAACGCAGGGCAGTTTATACTGAATCCGCCTTAGTAAGCCCCGATTCATCGTCAGAAATCCTGTAGGGGCGTAACATGCTACGCCCCTACAAGGCGGGTGTTTTCCAATAGGATTCGGTATTAGAAGGCCGTCGAGGACAAGGCCATGATTGAAACCAAAAACGCGAGACTGCGGTTGTTTGGAGTGCTGTGGCTGGCGGGTATGGCCGGGGTGATGTCCCTGCTGCTGCTGCCGCTCCCCTCGCTCCCCGAGGGGGCACCCCCCGCCACCCTGGTTCGGCTGCTGATGCTGGTGCAGCCCACGATTCTCCTGTCGATCGCGGTGCTGATTGGGGTGCGCCTAGCTCCTTCAGTGGCGCTGGCCGCACCGGCAGCAGAGGCCCTGGTGTCGGGGCGATCGCTGCCCCAGGCCCTGCGTCCCCAAATCCTCCCCGGCGTGGTGGGTGGGGTCGTCAGCGGGGGACTGCTAGCCGCCATTGCCCTGCTGGCCCGCCCGCTGCTGCCCGCCGCCTACGGGGAGGCTGCGCCGCCGCCGCCGCTGGTGCGATTTCTCTACGGCGGCATTACCGAAGAACTGATCATCCGCTGGGGAGTAATGACGCTGCTGGTGTGGCTGGGCTGGCGCTTTGGGCAGCGGCGGCAGGGTAGCCCCCAGGGGCAGTGGGTGGCGATCGCCGTTGGGCTCTCTGCTCTACTGTTTGCCGCCGCCCACCTGCCCTACGCGATCGCCCTGGGCCTGCCCCTCACCTCCACCCTGGTGGGTTTTCTGCTGGTCCAAAACTCGCTCTTTGCGCTGGTGGCGGGGTGGCTCTTCTGGCGCTACGGCCTAGAAGCTGCAATGATCGCCCACCTGGTGGTTCATGGGGTGCTGTTGCTCCTGTCCTAAGCCCCATACAAAAGTTTCCATGGGTAGACCTGCAACGGTTCACCCCATTACCGCTGCCGAGATTCCAACCCCCTTTGAGGTGAGACAATGCATGCCTTTGCGCCCCTTGAAACCCCACGGCTGCACCTTCGCCCCCTGGCCCAGGCCGATGTGGACTTTGTCTTTCGCCACTTTTCTGACCCGGCGGTGAACCGCTACCTGCTGGATCAAGCGCCCCTTGCCAGCCGGGAAGAGGCCCAGGGCATTGTGGATTTCTTTGTGCAGCCCACCGACGACACCTACACCCGCTGGGTGCTGGTCAGCAAAGCCGACGGCCAACCCATCGGCACCTGCGGCTTCCACAAGTGGGACCAGCGCAACCGCCGCGCCGAGATCGGCTACGACCTCGCCCCAACGGCCTGGGGGCAGGGATATATGGGTGAAGCCCTGAAAACGATGCTCAGCTATGGATTTACAGACATGGTCTTAAATCGGGTGGAAGCCCTGGTGTATCCCGAAAACACGGCCTCGGTAAAGCTGCTGGAAAAGCTCAACTTCCAGCGGGAAGGCATCCTGCGAGACTATTTTTACCACGAAGGCCACTTCTACGATCACTGGCTACTGTCGTTGCTGAAATCTCAAGGAGATTAACAGGTCAAACGCAAAGGCTGAGAGGGCTGAACCGCAGGCTCCCCAAACGCAGGGGCATCGCAGGTCTCAACCGTCAGCGTGGGCGCAGGGTATTGCTGGGGCGAAGAGGCCGGTGCCGAGGGGCCGGGTCGTACCGCCCCCAGAACGGCGATCGCCACCAGGGCCAGAGCAATTTGCAGGGCGTAGCACCCCCGCACCAGGGCATGGGGTGGAACTGAAGCATGAGAGGTCATTGTCATCACTCCTAGTGAATTTGAGCAGCCAGAGTTTTAGATACCTGCTGGCTAGTATGCAAGGTTGAAAAATGGACTGAGGCGGCCTTAGTAGCGGTGCCCTTGTAGTAGATCTGGCCCAGGAACCCCATCGCGTCATCGCCAAAGCGCTCCAGGGCCACGTGGTCAAAGTGGGCCTCCACCAGCTGCTGAATGTTGCGGTTTTGGTGGCAGCCGTCGGCCAGGGCTTTGTTCAGGGGGGTGAGGCGATGCTGCCAGCGCTGAACACCGGGGCGATCGCTGAGGCCATGCTCCAAAAACACAAACTTGCCCCCCGGCTTCAGCACCCGGTAGATCTCCGCCAGCGCCTCGTGGATGCGGGCGATGCTGCACAGGGTGTAGGTGCTGGCCACGTAGTCAAAGCTGGCCTCGGCCATGGGCAGGCACTCGCCGTTGAGCACCCAGTTTTCGACGGTGAGGGGCGAGGCGGAGAGGCGGCGCTGGGCGATCGCATTCAACCCCGGATTCACATCGACGGTGGTGAGCCGGGTCACCGACTCGGGGTAGTAGGGCAGGTTGGTGCCGCTGCCAAAGCCGATCTCCAGGACCTCCCCCGAAACCCCCGCCAGCACCGCCTGACGATGGGGCACAAAGGCGGGGTTGGCCATGCTGCGATCCATGAACCACGGCATCAACACATTGGAATAGAAACCCATGACGGTTATCTCCTTTAAATTAGTGATACTGACTAGCTAGTAGGTTTAGCAATCTGGGAATGGTCTGCCTGAGGAACAAGTGATCTGTTCTTT from Leptolyngbya sp. KIOST-1 encodes:
- a CDS encoding CPBP family intramembrane glutamic endopeptidase; protein product: MIETKNARLRLFGVLWLAGMAGVMSLLLLPLPSLPEGAPPATLVRLLMLVQPTILLSIAVLIGVRLAPSVALAAPAAEALVSGRSLPQALRPQILPGVVGGVVSGGLLAAIALLARPLLPAAYGEAAPPPPLVRFLYGGITEELIIRWGVMTLLVWLGWRFGQRRQGSPQGQWVAIAVGLSALLFAAAHLPYAIALGLPLTSTLVGFLLVQNSLFALVAGWLFWRYGLEAAMIAHLVVHGVLLLLS
- a CDS encoding cytochrome b/b6 domain-containing protein, producing the protein MGSTPPYQPFLLRCLHGLTGLFLIAAILTAFWTYNTYDGRWGTVPLPNFPAIEGIHGTFGLWTLLIFPVFVVYACRPGQRRLVQANSLAQLAQPGQPLWWYTLHRGANTLALFALAFALFSGKMMDETWLPQGELTHSWYYAHLVSWGVMVAAIALHLLLSVRVGGPPLLLSIVQWRYRPQDSPTRWPQQARDWWQRHWPRPWLGWWQSRSALIGLEVTLLGTILAAWLISMLKG
- a CDS encoding GNAT family N-acetyltransferase, with the protein product MHAFAPLETPRLHLRPLAQADVDFVFRHFSDPAVNRYLLDQAPLASREEAQGIVDFFVQPTDDTYTRWVLVSKADGQPIGTCGFHKWDQRNRRAEIGYDLAPTAWGQGYMGEALKTMLSYGFTDMVLNRVEALVYPENTASVKLLEKLNFQREGILRDYFYHEGHFYDHWLLSLLKSQGD
- a CDS encoding class I SAM-dependent methyltransferase — translated: MGFYSNVLMPWFMDRSMANPAFVPHRQAVLAGVSGEVLEIGFGSGTNLPYYPESVTRLTTVDVNPGLNAIAQRRLSASPLTVENWVLNGECLPMAEASFDYVASTYTLCSIARIHEALAEIYRVLKPGGKFVFLEHGLSDRPGVQRWQHRLTPLNKALADGCHQNRNIQQLVEAHFDHVALERFGDDAMGFLGQIYYKGTATKAASVHFSTLHTSQQVSKTLAAQIH